The Caldicellulosiruptor changbaiensis genome has a segment encoding these proteins:
- a CDS encoding stage II sporulation protein M — MNFSFLVETLRKEKRLILICLGIFVLFLILGILAGIYFGDMISKYVDMYLKKMFQQILKNVDNKFELFLAILKNNMRVYLILIVAGTLTFGLVSLFVLMSNGVIVGAVAALSAKHTSVEKTLLLLLPHGVIEIFAFLIGAVASAIFLENLILEKKKEDIKTVFKRFCILSILGAVLVVVAAFIEAYVTSSFAR, encoded by the coding sequence TTGAACTTTAGTTTTTTGGTTGAAACTTTAAGAAAAGAAAAAAGACTCATTTTAATTTGTCTTGGTATTTTTGTTCTTTTTTTGATCTTGGGTATATTGGCTGGAATATATTTTGGCGATATGATAAGCAAATATGTTGATATGTATCTTAAAAAGATGTTCCAGCAGATTTTGAAAAATGTGGATAACAAATTTGAGCTTTTCTTGGCAATACTCAAAAATAACATGAGAGTTTATCTTATTTTGATTGTAGCAGGAACGCTCACTTTTGGCCTTGTTTCGCTTTTTGTTTTGATGTCAAATGGAGTTATTGTAGGGGCTGTGGCTGCACTTTCGGCAAAACACACTTCAGTTGAAAAAACTCTGCTATTGCTTTTGCCCCATGGAGTAATTGAGATTTTTGCATTTTTAATTGGAGCTGTCGCATCCGCCATTTTTCTTGAAAATCTTATTCTGGAAAAGAAAAAAGAAGATATAAAGACTGTGTTTAAAAGATTTTGTATCTTGAGTATACTTGGTGCAGTTTTGGTTGTGGTTGCTGCATTCATTGAAGCGTATGTCACATCAAGCTTTGCAAGATGA
- a CDS encoding MBL fold metallo-hydrolase translates to MKITYLAHASFLIETKTGVKILTDPYDNSVGYAVFELSPDIVLTSHKHFDHGYTGALKGNFTLVDKPEEYNVKGVKIRGIKTFHDQEAGQKRGENIVFVIENEFVVAHLGDLGHELEKDHLDKIGKVDILLIPVGGVYTIDAKAAYNVAKAINPKIIIPMHYKTEKLKFDLGRLEEFTKLFDNVEYANSFELEIKELPEARKVIVLSHKG, encoded by the coding sequence ATGAAAATAACCTATCTTGCGCACGCAAGTTTTTTGATAGAGACAAAAACAGGGGTAAAGATTTTAACAGATCCATACGATAACTCTGTTGGATACGCAGTGTTTGAATTATCACCTGATATTGTTTTGACCTCTCATAAACACTTTGACCACGGCTATACCGGCGCATTAAAGGGTAATTTTACTCTTGTGGACAAGCCTGAGGAGTACAACGTCAAAGGTGTAAAGATAAGAGGTATAAAGACGTTTCATGACCAAGAAGCTGGTCAAAAAAGAGGGGAAAATATTGTGTTTGTTATAGAGAATGAGTTTGTTGTAGCACATTTGGGTGATTTGGGCCATGAGCTTGAAAAAGACCATCTTGACAAGATTGGCAAGGTAGATATTCTGCTCATTCCTGTTGGTGGAGTGTATACAATTGATGCAAAAGCAGCTTACAACGTTGCAAAGGCTATAAATCCAAAGATTATAATTCCTATGCACTATAAAACAGAAAAACTGAAATTTGATTTGGGCAGGCTGGAGGAATTTACAAAGCTTTTTGACAATGTAGAATATGCAAACTCTTTTGAGCTTGAGATAAAAGAGCTTCCTGAGGCACGAAAGGTTATTGTGCTTTCACACAAGGGTTAA
- a CDS encoding glycosyltransferase, whose amino-acid sequence MRVAIVHDWLTTVGGAEKVILELKKIFPEAPIYTLVYNEKKLGAYFDKCKIKTSYLQKNPLAKKKHQLFFKYMPRAFEEFDLSEFDLIISSSSAFAKGVITSPNSIHVCYCHTPPRYIWDLTHEYLKDYNFLVRKYLEKKFHYLRMWDSIAANRVDYFIANSFYVAKRIKKFYKRESRVIYPPVDTEYFTPSKDGKIEDYYLIVSRLVAYKRVDLAIEAFNQLSKRLIIVGDGPEFKKLKGLAKNNIEFLGYQSDEVIKELYQHCKALIFAGVEDFGIVPVEVQACGRPVIAYKMGGATETVEENKTGIFFERQNVESLRNAVIKFETNIQNFDSRYIRLHAEKFSAQRFREEFERFILEVINEKGFGK is encoded by the coding sequence ATGCGAGTTGCAATAGTTCATGATTGGTTAACTACTGTGGGTGGTGCAGAAAAAGTTATTTTAGAGTTAAAGAAAATTTTTCCTGAGGCACCAATATACACATTGGTATATAACGAGAAAAAATTAGGTGCATACTTTGATAAATGTAAAATCAAAACCTCTTATCTGCAAAAAAATCCATTGGCTAAGAAAAAACATCAGTTATTTTTTAAATATATGCCAAGAGCATTTGAAGAATTTGACTTAAGTGAGTTTGACTTAATAATTAGTTCATCATCAGCTTTTGCTAAGGGGGTTATTACGTCACCAAACAGTATTCATGTTTGCTATTGTCATACACCACCAAGATATATTTGGGATTTGACTCATGAATATCTAAAAGACTATAATTTTCTTGTTAGGAAGTATTTAGAGAAAAAATTTCACTACCTTAGAATGTGGGATAGTATAGCAGCAAATAGGGTGGACTATTTTATTGCAAATTCTTTCTATGTTGCTAAAAGGATTAAAAAATTTTATAAACGAGAAAGTAGAGTAATTTATCCACCAGTTGATACTGAGTATTTTACTCCATCGAAAGATGGTAAAATCGAGGATTATTATCTAATTGTTTCAAGGCTTGTGGCATATAAAAGAGTTGATCTTGCAATTGAGGCTTTTAACCAGCTTTCAAAAAGACTTATAATCGTTGGTGATGGACCTGAGTTTAAAAAATTAAAAGGTTTAGCAAAGAACAATATAGAATTCTTAGGTTATCAATCTGATGAAGTCATAAAAGAACTTTATCAGCATTGTAAAGCATTGATTTTTGCTGGGGTTGAGGATTTTGGAATAGTTCCTGTTGAGGTTCAAGCGTGTGGAAGACCCGTGATAGCATATAAAATGGGTGGAGCAACAGAAACGGTGGAAGAAAACAAAACGGGGATTTTTTTTGAGAGGCAAAATGTTGAGAGCTTGAGAAATGCAGTTATTAAGTTTGAAACAAATATCCAAAATTTTGATTCAAGATATATTAGATTGCATGCTGAAAAGTTCAGTGCTCAAAGATTTCGTGAAGAGTTTGAAAGATTTATTTTAGAGGTTATTAATGAAAAAGGCTTTGGAAAATAA
- a CDS encoding O-antigen ligase family protein, protein MAKKEKKKQTSSFKDTQQEALNLYPIRLILLFAFSVLVMMTPYYRGLYFDYELMVFQTIAAVIFILLVLYLYASKIGFEVKYKLEYILLLFMVAYIVPFFFAANRRLAIGEFLKYAFYFAIFAMAIRLATGRFERLTILNALFISTIGVAFFGYQAAVGLIPETARPLGMAMNGLWAGNMINSTLQYHNTAGTVLAFGLIIGLMLGLYTENKFLRAFYFAASSFVLTAFFFTYSRGCYVTLPLALFVFFLLLPREKRISFVFNLVIIGGFVVAFLNKVGTQLNPNGKEKLWLILLMQLVVIWAITYVFSFAEKRLYALKNEVYIVSAVTIVILGIVGFIVALDMHLLPASIADKIKSISLKDRNFVERLVFYKDGLKIFLKSPIFGYGGGTWVSLYFMYQSYLYFTTQSHNYFLQVLLDTGLFGFAILMVFLYMLFSTALRAWSKKDKEKNILIGGIVAAAVQLYFHSILDFDFSLASVQVLLFASLGVLIAITQEVLQKSKEDEKLFVPKKSKVLIPALLVFYLFVIIISINFRIGNYNANIGQQALQMNNLTAAYSFLSKAVEYDSLNAAALSDYAVTLYKIGDQNKDASLIAKANDYFKQAITNDRFNAKIRFKYAVYLLSHGAIDEGLKQIEEGIKLQPLQPNNYEVKADAYAKVGDYYLGKGDKEKARKYYEVVLRIPQEIERVKKERERMPEVVKMSPHNDFEITDKTKQIVKDVQKKLNGI, encoded by the coding sequence ATGGCGAAAAAGGAAAAGAAAAAGCAAACTTCTTCTTTCAAAGATACACAACAAGAAGCTCTAAATCTTTATCCCATAAGACTTATTTTGCTTTTTGCATTTTCAGTACTTGTCATGATGACACCTTACTACAGAGGGCTTTACTTTGACTATGAGCTTATGGTATTTCAGACTATAGCAGCTGTAATTTTCATCTTATTGGTTCTTTATCTGTATGCATCTAAAATAGGATTTGAGGTTAAGTACAAGCTTGAATATATCCTTTTGCTGTTTATGGTAGCATATATTGTGCCATTTTTCTTTGCAGCAAACAGAAGACTGGCAATAGGTGAGTTTTTGAAATATGCATTCTACTTTGCTATATTTGCAATGGCAATAAGGCTTGCAACTGGCAGGTTCGAAAGGCTCACCATATTAAATGCTCTTTTTATCTCAACAATTGGTGTTGCATTTTTTGGATATCAAGCAGCAGTAGGGTTGATACCTGAGACTGCTCGCCCTTTAGGTATGGCAATGAATGGTCTTTGGGCAGGAAATATGATAAACTCAACCTTGCAATACCACAACACCGCAGGAACTGTGCTTGCATTTGGGCTTATAATTGGTCTTATGCTGGGGCTATATACTGAAAATAAGTTTTTAAGAGCATTTTACTTTGCTGCATCTTCCTTTGTGCTGACAGCCTTTTTCTTTACATATTCAAGAGGATGCTATGTGACATTACCACTTGCGCTTTTTGTGTTCTTTTTACTACTTCCAAGGGAAAAGAGGATTTCGTTTGTATTTAACCTTGTGATAATAGGTGGGTTTGTGGTAGCCTTTTTGAACAAGGTAGGGACCCAGCTAAATCCTAATGGTAAAGAAAAACTGTGGTTGATTTTGCTTATGCAGCTTGTAGTTATTTGGGCAATTACCTATGTATTCAGTTTTGCCGAAAAAAGGCTATATGCTCTTAAAAACGAGGTTTATATCGTTTCGGCAGTAACAATTGTGATACTTGGGATAGTTGGCTTTATAGTTGCGCTGGATATGCATCTTCTTCCAGCGTCGATTGCCGACAAGATAAAATCAATCAGCTTAAAGGATAGGAACTTTGTTGAAAGGCTTGTGTTTTACAAAGATGGGCTTAAAATCTTTTTGAAAAGTCCAATCTTCGGCTATGGCGGTGGAACGTGGGTATCACTTTATTTTATGTATCAGTCGTACTTATACTTCACAACACAGTCTCACAACTACTTCTTGCAGGTGCTTCTTGACACAGGGCTTTTTGGATTTGCCATTTTGATGGTGTTTTTGTATATGCTTTTCTCCACAGCTTTGAGGGCATGGAGCAAGAAGGACAAAGAGAAGAATATTTTGATTGGTGGAATTGTGGCAGCGGCTGTGCAGCTTTATTTTCATTCAATTTTGGATTTTGACTTTTCACTTGCCTCTGTTCAGGTTCTGCTTTTTGCAAGCCTTGGGGTACTTATAGCAATAACGCAGGAAGTGCTTCAAAAGAGCAAAGAGGATGAAAAATTATTTGTACCAAAAAAATCAAAGGTATTAATCCCTGCACTTTTGGTCTTTTATCTTTTTGTGATAATTATTTCTATAAACTTTAGGATTGGGAATTACAACGCAAACATTGGTCAGCAAGCATTGCAGATGAATAACTTGACTGCTGCATATTCATTTTTGTCAAAAGCAGTAGAATACGATTCTCTAAATGCTGCTGCGTTGAGCGACTATGCAGTTACGCTATATAAAATTGGTGACCAGAACAAGGATGCAAGCTTGATTGCGAAGGCAAATGATTACTTCAAACAGGCAATTACAAATGATAGATTTAACGCTAAGATAAGGTTTAAGTATGCTGTGTATTTACTCTCCCACGGTGCAATAGATGAGGGTCTAAAACAGATAGAAGAGGGGATAAAGCTTCAGCCTCTTCAACCAAATAACTATGAAGTCAAGGCAGATGCATATGCAAAGGTTGGGGATTATTACCTGGGAAAAGGTGATAAGGAGAAAGCAAGGAAGTATTATGAGGTTGTGTTAAGGATACCACAAGAGATTGAAAGGGTGAAAAAAGAAAGAGAGAGGATGCCAGAAGTAGTAAAGATGAGTCCACATAACGATTTTGAAATTACTGATAAAACAAAACAAATTGTGAAGGATGTTCAGAAAAAACTTAATGGTATTTAG